Within the Cydia strobilella chromosome 25, ilCydStro3.1, whole genome shotgun sequence genome, the region ACTATCATGAAATGTGAATATTCGCTAGTTGTTTGATGCATTGCGGCGTCGCTTAGCTTACTACAAATTGTATTACGTACAAAGCCGTCAATGAAGAATGCATATTCAAATTGCCACGCATTTGTTTGGCAAAATGGCCGACTCATTTTCTGAGTCGGGCCATCATCTGtcactgaattaatttactaAAATGTTTGGTTTTATTGattaataagataaataaacactgatttaaactttcacgatttttactcattattattcccgtcgttgtaaataataaagataaataaagtactTACATGTGGTATGTAACTTTAtgatttttatagtttttgctTACACTCCTATTTCTACAAGAAACAACGCTACAATTCGGCATTTTAAGAAAATTCACGCGCACATTTATCAATGACAGCTAAATTGCAACTGTCTTACGACGGACAGAGTATGGCCGACCTGGCCATGTTGCGGTGAcagctagggttgccacccatactacaatatatagtatcgtactatattttagtcaattgtactatatattatacaaaaacaatatagtacgaaaaatactatattttataCACGATATCACATCGTATGCgaattggatttttaattcgcctcaaatcagcgccctatattttttttttccagtaaatactatattttttcaatattttgtcaaaaatactatgtatgtatagaaaaaaggtggcaaccctaggtGACACGCGCCACGCTTCCGTCAAGTCCGGTTTACATTCGCGTGCCAGGCTCGGCTCGTGGCTCGCACGCGAATGTAAACCGGATTTCAGTTATCtataaagctcgctccagactacgtggCGCGAAGCCGCGGACGCGagttagcgaactagactccacaagTCCATACTGCGATTCGctcacgagtgtggagggccctttagggAGGAGCGAGTGATATGCTTGTGTCGAAACAACAATATCGAATTATTATCGATAAGTGGGCATTTATCATATTAAAGTGGAAGGAATAAAGGTAactacttttttatttgcaaacttGTATAGGCCTATAGTAAGCACATCACATCCGGaacaacatttttaattatatgaCTATGATTATTAACAACATTTTCATACATACAAATGTACAGTACTAGAGGCGTAAGTACTAAGTGACTTACTTGCTGTTGTTGAGGTTGTTGATGAGATGATTGACTAAGAGAAGTCAACAAGTTTGGCGTAGCTGAAGTGTTAGCCCCAACAGTACTGTACGATGGTTCAATGGGTATTGGATGACTCTGgaaaacaaatacatatattataattaaaaaagcatttattatttaaattgtattaattgTGTACTTACGGCGCAAATGCAATTTGGTATTAATTTTGGAATTGCATTCTCCACTAATTTTCTCCTGTTATTCGCAAGATCTTGAAAATCGGATGTTTGGAAGTGAATTGAGCAAACTGTGCTAGTCCTTTTGGGATTCCAGGTTCgattattattgcaatttttttccATATCTCCCTTAATTTCGGATTTTTGGGGAAGCTGTATACACAAAAAGTGGGATAAGTCACGACATCATACGAAAGTCATAAAAAGCAGACCAAAAACACATAGGGAGCTTTCCAATGGGAGCTCATAGCTCCTTGGCTCAGTGGAAGGTTTCGTAGCCACTACTATTAGGAAATATGCTATAAGtatgaatgaatttataatacatcccgacgtttcgaaccctttacagcgtttgtggtcaacgggtgactaacgGGGGTGACGGgggttagttttatttcaagagtaACTATCGCGATAACCGAAGACAGTATTATATcctataaatagataaatacaaaataataatatacaggtTTAAACACCTTCATCGCCTATATGCTATAACTGAAGAACGAGTAGAAAGATTATctatttaatgttttactaatgaaatttaaattaggGATGTTACGGAGGCGGGTTTACCGGAGCCGGAGTCGGATCcggagttttaattttttttaacggaGTCGGATTCGGAGCCGGAGGTGAAGTGAAgaatacatttcggggagtgtgcgattGGATTACATAATCTAATCCCCCCATGtccattctgccaccgtgggactagacgcggacttgcgtttcacccttacgtcgttactctgccactgattcgtactaagcgctatgcatccagctttatcatgcgaacggctaaggagtggaattcacttcctgcaaatctattcctagtccactataacttggatctttttaaatcgagagtgaatagacatcttttaggtaagcaagatccaccctagactgcatcggcacttaccatcaggtgagattgcggtcaaatgcttgcctttacgtaatgaaataaaaaaaaagtaggatTCGTAACAGGAGCCGAATCCGGAGCCGGATCCGGAGCTTTACCGAAGGCGGAGACGGAGCCGAATAGTTTTTTAGTGGAAGGCAAGTCAAGGGCAAGTTTAAACAACGCAATAAAATCaatgtcaataataataactacataaatttctattttaaatgaaatagttTCTATAAACGAAAACGAATATAGATCAACGCGAAACATAAATGAAACGCAAACAAAATGTgatattataggtatgtatgtaatgaataaaaaaacaatacaattaatCGGTTTAAACCTGGCACATGTTTATGACTAGTCGAATGAAAATTGTTTGCTGAACAAGACCCTATCGCGAACCTCGAAAATTTAAGATGGCTCTTTAGGGAACTGGTTGTTCCTCCTTTTAGAGTAAACTTTGTCACATTTAGCAGAGCCCGTCCCTATTTATGCTAATAAAATAGttccatattattattatgatattatgtctgaaataaacaattttttttaatttataatcaaATGGCTTCATTTttgcttatttaaatgcacgaATAAATATGACGCAACACCACGGAAGCAACAGTATAATAAAGAGTACTACGGAAGTAACGGtcggaactaaaaaaattgcaGTCGAGAGTGCAGGATATGAAAGTAGGGAAATCCCGGGATTCCCGGGCGACGTCGAAACTTGTAGGCGCGTGCCGCTACCGCAGCCAACGCATTTCTTCCAGCTCCGATATAACTTGGGTAAAAAATTAACGGAGGCGGAGGCGGAGCCGGAgttatgaaattaaaaataccggAGCCGGAGGTGTAAAACCAAACGGAAGTTCCGGTTTATCGGATCCGGAGGCTAAGCTCCGTAACATCcctaatttaaatatatgtacacttcacataaaagaaaaaaccatAATATGAATTTGTTTAACCCGAATCATTACAAGTAGACGACCTACATTCAAATTTATCGACACACGTTATTTTGTAGAGGTAACATCACTATCGCGATGAGAATGAGAAGTCGGATTTGTCGCTCGACCGATCCGAGTACTGGGCGAGCTGCAGCGCGCAAAATCGATAAATCCAGCAATTACATgagacaaaaatataataatttggtgtttaaatgtaattaaacgtaataatatgtaaaaataatacttacatgTGAAATGTAATACCATCTTTTTGTAAATTTGATGTATTTGACCTCTTTTTACAAGAAATAACCGAGCAACAAGGCATTTTTTCTGCTGCAGTGTTCACTCGCGCGACTGGACTCGGTCTAGTTTAAAATCCGAGCGCAACTAGTTTTATTATCCGCGCTAGATCAGTAAATAAGTTGTTCTTTTGCTTCGACGGAGGGGAAACAGTGCGAATGGCGACTCCCTACAGTGTTGATCGAAGGATAAGATATTTAGAAACGACAGAGATGCCAGCAGACATTCTGACCATAAGTTTATCTGGTAAATAAGGGGTCAtgcattaattacatcacacgtttagagTCGTAACGAGAAAGTTggcgtttgtgtttttttagtcACTCACTGTGGTAGATAAGATATCTGTTAGATGTAATTATTAACTTCAACCATAGTTATCATTAGGTACATTTACTTTGTAAAGAGAAATATACCACCATTATTAAACAATGAGTGTCGCAATCGCAACGCAACCTGTAAACGAGGGGAGCGGGGCGTGAACCACGCGACTAACGTCATAAGCGCCATGATGTCACGgcacttacgacgttttggtcgcggcGAGATTCACGCCCCACTTCCATAGTTGTTGACGTCTCGGCCGGCAGGCGGCAACAACTCAacgcgcaaaatactggttctttgtgccggttctataccaaagaggatataataggatagagcggtactgtcatagtaaattacagtttgtaaccacagtagattcactgccatctatcgacacacttaaaaactaaaaatgaagatttataaaaatacgataaaatgtatttaaatatggataattgtttttttttatttgcattaattatttttatatgattttgacccatgttcttttactgatatgcgttaaaattgttaaataacaaacgaaaccgtcaacgccctctatacgagagtaggccaaaggtagtggcgccatctgatcgagaatcaaattttcgtgattttcgaggcacgtttttagggttccgtacctcaaaaggaaaaaacggaacccttataggatcactcgtgcgtctgtctgtctgtctgtccgtctgtcacagcctattttctccgaaactactggaccaattaagttgaaatttggtacacatatgtaagtttgtgacccaaagatggacatgtaacgtaaacatattaattttaaacacgggggccacttttggggggtaaatgagaaaattaaaaaataaagtttgtcaaactatatcgtgttacatatcaaatgaaagagctctttgtAGTTTatgggaatctcaaatattttttttttataattttaaagtaaatagtttcgaagttattcaagaaaataagcaaaaaatgaccattccccccctttatctccgaaactactgggtcaaaaattttgaaaaaaatacacaaaatagatctttacctatagatcaccggaaaacctattagaaatgtgcagtcaagcgtgagtcggacttaattgcttagtttttgatccgacccctacgggtttttttaaagacatttcacataaaagatacattgtttaaattgtgttatgtacggaacccttggaacgcgagtccgaatcgcacttggccggtttttcctttagactgtatccatctattacggagttatatctatctttgtctatacgtaattaataatatacatagtTCAATGACTTCAACTCAACTCTCCTGgcgatacctacatattttgaaCAGCGATAATGATAATCGTCATATGGCACTGCACctttcttgagatacagccgaCCTGTCTTTGTAAAGTGTTTGTCTTCACTTTTGAAATGATCTGAACACATAAGTGTATGTTCGGTCGGTAGCCAATCTTCGTCGCGACGATTATTTTGAACAAATTTAATCCATGCTTCTCTTTTTTCGTGACCAGGTCGCGGGAACCTAAAGGAATACATTAACATTCATTACGTCAAAAT harbors:
- the LOC134752591 gene encoding LOW QUALITY PROTEIN: THAP domain-containing protein 3-like (The sequence of the model RefSeq protein was modified relative to this genomic sequence to represent the inferred CDS: substituted 1 base at 1 genomic stop codon), with protein sequence MPSCVLRTCKNQSTGKKKASGVTYHRFPRPGHEKREAWIKFVQNNRRDEDWLPTEHTLMCSDHFKSEDKHFTKTGRLYLKKGAVPYDDYHYRCSKYSHPIPIEPSYSTVGANTSATPNLLTSLSQSSHQQPQQQQYLLYFPFRFPQDAIRRELWTKAVQXERHDLDWKPGKRSRICSIHFKDE